From Brassica oleracea var. oleracea cultivar TO1000 chromosome C3, BOL, whole genome shotgun sequence, a single genomic window includes:
- the LOC106330070 gene encoding uncharacterized protein LOC106330070 yields the protein MEDFIDWLNTVKEILEFCPVPDDARVSLVVTRFKGRAMAWWQKLKESCQQANKTRINSWDRLTKHMRHGFLPFNYERTLYNKLQNLRQGSRSVDEYATEFFYMTARMTTSETQQQLISRFIGGLRYKLQVALAQFNPSTVYEAHQRAVSMELQLRSSGSSTSRARFPTTSALDTIGQSATDRVLTRSDTPKVGNNTDTIANSRPPHTNALRCFTCGERGHIQTSCPKQTRRGLVIQEDDDDEPQYDNYKDKPDDSTDVLHGDVGLSLVVRRNCLVPKALQESWLQTNVFRSTCTINGRVCKLIIDSGSCANVIS from the coding sequence ATGGAAGACTTCATCGACTGGCTCAACACGGTTAAAGAAATTTTAGAGTTCTGTCCGGTTCCTGATGACGCTCGTGTTTCATTGGTGGTGACCCGTTTCAAAGGTCGAGCTATGGCATGGTGGCAGAAGCTTAAAGAATCTTGTCAACAAGCAAACAAGACTCGTATCAACTCATGGGATCGTCTCACCAAGCATATGCGTCACGGATTCTTACCGTTCAACTATGAACGAACCTTGTATAACAAGTTACAAAACTTAAGACAAGGATCACGTTCAGTGGACGAGTATGCTACTGAATTCTTTTACATGACCGCAAGGATGACGACCAGTGAAACTCAACAACAACTGATTTCTCGGTTCATTGGTGGCCTCCGATATAAACTACAGGTTGCACTGGCTCAATTCAACCCATCCACGGTCTACGAAGCACATCAACGAGCGGTTTCAATGGAACTTCAACTTCGATCCTCAGGATCGTCGACTTCTCGAGCTCGCTTTCCAACCACATCTGCTTTAGACACAATAGGCCAGAGTGCTACTGATAGAGTATTAACACGTTCGGACACGCCTAAGGTCGGGAACAACACAGACACCATTGCTAACTCCCGTCCTCCGCACACGAACGCACTTCGATGTTTCACCTGTGGAGAACGAGGGCACATACAAACGTCATGTCCTAAACAGACTCGACGTGGCCTCGTCATTCAAGAAGATGATGATGATGAACCACAGTATGACAACTACAAAGACAAGCCGGATGACTCTACAGATGTGTTACATGGAGATGTTGGCCTTAGCTTGGTCGTGCGTCGAAACTGCTTGGTACCCAAGGCATTGCAAGAATCTTGGTTACAGACAAACGTTTTCCGTTCAACCTGTACCATCAATGGCAGAGTGTGTAAACTCATTATTGATTCGGGCAGTTGTGCGAATGTTATCTCTTAA
- the LOC106334511 gene encoding uncharacterized protein LOC106334511, translated as MELTTLASWLTPTTLFLLLNFTIGTIFFTNKLGSGSKKHQPHQDGFGPGHNHDNAQLGRPPSFVDRVKSINFSLYNSPSHESEIHFNGSDSNPSPPRSLLQRVRSFNMPSFKFPQHNSEGDYAAYALTTPPEDTNRVDPVVKSPEDEVNVPTQPRPGGPSLLQRVKSIKLPSLYRSEPEQSSEEPKPERTKSESSKPAMKSKKKKKTVKKMTKSASEKVGVGREEETVEAVEKRRPETTRVERTTSIDEGEEGVDDKASDFINKFKQQLKLQRLDSFLRYREMLKNN; from the coding sequence ATGGAGCTCACAACCTTGGCCAGCTGGTTAACGCCGACGACTCTCTTCCTCCTCCTCAACTTCACCATTGGCACCATTTTCTTCACCAACAAGTTAGGTTCCGGTTCCAAGAAACACCAACCTCATCAAGATGGGTTCGGTCCAGGTCATAACCATGATAATGCGCAGTTAGGCAGACCTCCCTCGTTCGTAGACAGAGTCAAGTCCATCAACTTCAGTCTCTACAACTCTCCTTCCCATGAATCCGAGATCCACTTCAACGGGTCGGATTCTAACCCGAGCCCGCCTCGGTCTCTCCTGCAACGGGTCAGATCCTTCAACATGCCTTCCTTCAAGTTCCCGCAACACAATTCAGAAGGAGACTACGCTGCCTACGCACTGACGACCCCACCCGAAGATACGAACCGGGTCGACCCGGTTGTCAAGAGCCCGGAAGATGAAGTTAACGTACCGACACAACCTAGACCCGGAGGTCCGTCTCTCTTGCAGCGGGTAAAGTCCATCAAGCTCCCTTCATTGTATAGATCAGAGCCAGAACAGAGCTCAGAAGAGCCAAAGCCGGAGAGGACGAAGTCGGAGTCGAGTAAGCCGGCGATGAAGAGTAAGAAGAAGAAGAAGACGGTGAAGAAGATGACGAAATCTGCTAGCGAGAAAGTCGGCGTTGGCCGGGAGGAGGAGACGGTTGAGGCAGTGGAGAAGAGACGCCCGGAGACGACAAGAGTCGAGAGGACGACGTCGATCGATGAAGGAGAAGAAGGTGTCGACGATAAAGCCTCTGATTTCATCAACAAGTTTAAGCAGCAGCTGAAACTACAGAGGCTGGATTCCTTTCTCAGGTACAGAGAGATGCTCAAGAACAACTGA
- the LOC106330071 gene encoding regulatory protein NPR2-like — translation MTFHKRHQRLTKASEYNASTEQGKPSLKGGLCIEVLEHACKLGRLPRDELPSLPATPDELRMRLLYLENRVALARILFPVEAQVVMDIVKLEGTCEFTASSLDPDQHSGAKRTSLDLNIAPFVIREEHLCRLIALTNTVKLGKRYFPRCSLDHFMDSEDLNHLACVEEDTPEKRLQKKQRYMELQETVMKTFSEEKDDSGKSSKTRSVRSNGKLSHRRLRVDKRDLEKRLCRNRKGDSRIEKHVTFQARN, via the exons ATGACTTTTCATAAAAGACATCAAAGGCTCACTAAAGCTTCGGAGTATAATGCTAGTACGGAGCAAGGGAAGCCTTCTCTGAAAGGAGGGCTATGCATAGAGGTACTAGAGCATGCGTGTAAACTAGGTAGGTTGCCTAGAGATGAGTTACCTTCTCTTCCAGCTACTCCTGATGAATTGAGGATGAGGCTGCTCTATCTTGAAAACAGAG TTGCACTGGCTCGAATCCTATTTCCAGTGGAAGCTCAAGTGGTAATGGATATCGTCAAACTGGAGGGAACATGCGAGTTTACTGCTTCTAGTCTCGACCCTGACCAACACAGTGGTGCGAAGAGGACATCACTGGACTTAAACATAGCACCTTTCGTAATCCGAGAGGAGCATTTGTGTAGACTAATAGCGCTTACTAACACCG TGAAGCTAGGGAAACGATACTTTCCACGCTGTTCGCTCGATCACTTTATGGACTCTGAGGACTTGAATCATCTGGCTTGTGTAGAAGAGGACACTCCTGAGAAACGGCTACAGAAGAAGCAAAGGTACATGGAACTACAAGAGACTGTGATGAAGACCTTTAGTGAGGAGAAGGATGACTCTGGAAAGTCTTCCAAAACAAGATCAGTGAGGTCCAATGGTAAGCTCTCCCACCGGCGCCTAAGGGTGGACAAAAGAGATTTAGAGAAAAGGCTTTGCAGGAACAGGAAGGGGGATTCAAGAATAGAAAAGCATGTCACATTTCAAGCCCGCAACTAA